In Aedes aegypti strain LVP_AGWG unplaced genomic scaffold, AaegL5.0 Primary Assembly AGWG_AaegL5_hic_scaff_1221_PBJ_arrow, whole genome shotgun sequence, the DNA window ggatgataaaaaaaagaatgaaaTATCGGCAATTTATTGTGATCTTTAAAGAAACAATTGAATTTATTTCGAGATCGTTTCTTTATTCCTTTCggcatgtttattttttataaatttcatttcaCTTTTAGCGATTTCACCATCAACCTAAAAGGCTAAAAGTAAGCTGTGAATTCAGCGCCAATTGAATAATCCATTGATTATCCACTTCATGCAACAGTCCTGTGGGGCGTTTGCAGCTTTTCGCCACTTCCAGCAAACAAAACTGGTGCCGCCGATTCCGTCTTTGATGGGTCAACTTCCATctacaaaaataactttttttttgtattctgcGGTAACACTTATTCAACTTATTTACCATGATACATTCAACGATGCCAGACAGTGGATTTTTCTCACAGTATTTTCTTGCTTCCACAAATAAACATGGCGGTTAACAATCTCAAATTAACAACTGTTCGGTAAAGCGCTGTATCACTAGGTACCGAAGTACGGTAAACTTTTACTGACTACGGTGAATCTAAACGATTTACGATTGTTTCGGTAAATGAAAtgacgatttcggtgaaaacaaacaaatatccTCTGATTTCCCCTAATATTGTACGTTTTTTCGGTAAAGCTCGTTTGAAATACCGAAACATCAGTTGAATATTGATGTACAGTACGTTTTCGGTAACAAAATTTACCGAACAACGAAAGAAAATCTAAGTGTGATATTCATACCGCCTGAATGTATTGGAGTGCCCCTTGAAATTTACCGCTGATTTCAAACCAGCTCAAGCAATATCCCTTCAAATCCATCTTCCAAGAAAATTcacaatatttccatatgcattttgatgagtctggagagagtgtgcaagtttctttgaggaaaacataaacaaactgtgtatgatgaGCGTATGCTAGTGTTCGTGCGATCAAATGtcactacactgagaacagcgttgcagttgaaaatactacattagagggttaaattaaatacacaacgccacttgatttgtgcagactaaattgcatttatttcaaatattttgtgcattcaattttaccatggtaccatttcgacagtaaaaattactatatcatggttaaaaacttgcagcaagccagaatcgaaccgaggatcttgcgattgtcaagcgcgaacgcttaccgctcggctatcgatgcggttggattgagagggatcaaaacgcaaataaaaagcgttcttgatagctcaatcgtgatacgaatagtaaatttaaaaacttgttcatggttctcTTTCAGTGTAAGCTCTATGGAAGGgaccattcacaaatttcataacgctttagggggtgAGTGGGTGTCCTAACGTTGTTACGACTCATACGAAAATTGTAGAGTAAGCgtcacgagggggtgggtgagtgtccaaaatggtcaatttaagcgttatgaaatatatgaaccaGCCCAAGTCCTAATGGAAGTATCTATGTCGAAATGTTAATTTAATCATAAAAtgtaaagcgaagtatgcacttcaacagaagaGTAAatgcctatctcgatgcgtgggaaatttcttgcaagaaatggtaaagaaaagcatttttctttgatcgtagtacgcagttgaaaagaaatgtcatttcaaatggacctcactgtggaaaatttcttgaccatttctttccgcagaaatttttacttttcttgagcggaacagcatacttagcttaatagTCGACCTAAGCACCGGTCGACATAAACGAGACGAATCCACTTTTGTCTCGATCCGCACCCCCACCTCGGTAAACATGTCAAAATCAGCTGGCCAAGTTGTGCAAAAACAAAAGCCCAGTCAAAACATTTGCCATGGATTTGGAAGCGCAATTCTTGAGTTTATCGACGAAATTCCTGTTCATCAACTGCGGTGGCCAGTCCAGCGAGTACCGGAACGAGCTGAACACACTTCTGAACGAGTTGAATGGGCTGGATTACAAAAATCAGCAGATTGCCGACGTTAGGGTGAGTATTCGGGAGAACCCATAACAGATGTTTACCGGAAACGGGAAATCACATCCTTAAGTCTACCAAATCTCCCCTAGCTTATCGGTGTCCATTTACCTagatttttgcagttttaaaattactttttatttgGAATAGATTTCTGAGAAACGTCATTAAATCTCTTCTTGGTCTCCCGCACAGGCACCGATCCGATTGGTGGAGTCCTTCGTGAACATTCCCACCAGCGAGGACACGTTGATCGTGAAGGCTTGCTGTCTGACCAAGACGCTCATCAGCCGGCAGAAAATAACCCTACCGGCAAATGTGGCCGCGGTGCAAATCGGTTGGCTGCTCAAATGCTTGGAAAGGTGCTTCTATCAGGTCATTTGCGAAGTTCTGGGCACTTTGCAGATCCTGATGAAACACTGCGGCGAACATGTGGCCATGTTTGCCGAATTCCTGGTTTCGAGTAATGGGATGCTGGTGAATCTGCTTGCGGATCCCGACTATCGCAAGGTGGAACGTGGTGGCAGGACATACGACAGGAGTTCCCCGGAAGAGATCCACTTGGCGACGGTGCAGTGCATGGAAGCGTTTCTGGTCGCTGCCGAAGGAAATGTGGCCATGGAGAAGTATCTTCCTGTGATTGGCGATTCGGTGGTGTCTTTGGCATTTAGGGCCAAAAGCGATTGGCTTCCGGAGGCTTCGTTCTACAGTTTGATGATCTCGGCTTTGAACTGTTTGAGGCTGGTATCGATCCAACAGGAGGACTGGCTGCGTGAACATCTTGGCCAGTTGCTGGGGGTGTCCAAAGCGTACATGATGTTCGGAATTCCCGGGATAAATCAACCTATGGCACAGAGGATTATGGTATCGCAGCAAGGTGTTCCGGAGCCACAGCACATTCCCATCAACAAGGGAGGAAAGGTTCCGAAAACGAGGAAGACTCGGACCATCGCCAAAGGGAAAGGTGGCAAGAGCGATGCTAAGAAGGGAACAGCTGCGAAGACTGGATCCACTTGGGACGAGAATAGCCGTCATCCCTACTCGGAGAAGTCGTTCGATTTGGACAGTGAGTAAATTTAAACGTTTCATTAATAAGGTTGGGATTACAAAAGGCTGAAAGATATTGAAGGTTTTGTAAAACTGATCGGTTGGTAACAGGTTTTTTAGAAACTTGTTCTCTATTTCAATGTACCTATGTCCCTTAAAATTATCTATTTCCAATGGATggttttttttattcacaaatatGATCTCTAAAGTCACTCTAGATCCAGAGAAACTTTTAGAAACTCTTACACGATTAATGTCCAGAAATTTTTGTTTAGATTCGTCAAAGaatagcttcaggaattcttctagtgctttctccagatatttcttctggaatactttcaggagaACGCCCTGCAGGCatctctttagaaattcctgtaagaTTTCTCACAAACTTCACAAACTGCTCCAGAGATTTGTTTTAAGCAATAATTGCAGGAATATATGCTACTTCCTTAACGTGTGTTGAAAAACGAATAACGAAGTGTTTTATAGTGCTCTGTTGTATATGCGATTCCTTCTACTATTAGCCATAGAGCTGCTTTTAGGACTTATCTACCTTCTCCtatggggccgtccataaatgacgtagagTTTTTACACCCTCTTCCCCCCTTGTAGTATTTAGTCACATATGCTGATACCCCCAttagaaaatacgtagcatatcaagcatcCCCCACCCcctattttttttagttattttccaCAGCGATTGGGTTAAAACGAAACAATAAAATCCagaaattcaacaaaatgtcagatattgatattaattactgactgaaacat includes these proteins:
- the LOC110680346 gene encoding HEAT repeat-containing protein 6-like, whose product is MDLEAQFLSLSTKFLFINCGGQSSEYRNELNTLLNELNGLDYKNQQIADVRAPIRLVESFVNIPTSEDTLIVKACCLTKTLISRQKITLPANVAAVQIGWLLKCLERCFYQVICEVLGTLQILMKHCGEHVAMFAEFLVSSNGMLVNLLADPDYRKVERGGRTYDRSSPEEIHLATVQCMEAFLVAAEGNVAMEKYLPVIGDSVVSLAFRAKSDWLPEASFYSLMISALNCLRLVSIQQEDWLREHLGQLLGVSKAYMMFGIPGINQPMAQRIMVSQQGVPEPQHIPINKGGKVPKTRKTRTIAKGKGGKSDAKKGTAAKTGSTWDENSRHPYSEKSFDLDSE